From Thalassococcus sp. S3, one genomic window encodes:
- a CDS encoding polysaccharide deacetylase family protein: MSRDFAGYRGAPPPVRWPNGASLAVSLVVNIEEGAELALTAGDERNEHIYEAVERVDDAPDPCMESHFEYGPRAGWPRIRAALAARGFPATLNACGRALEATPWIAAEAVTDGHEVAAHGWRWERHAGMDEATERRAIARSVETITRTAGTPPLGWHTRSATSLRTRDLLMEQGGFLYDSNAYNDDIPYTVQTVHGPHVVLPYAFDTNDMRFYNNGGFVFAEDFARYCIAGFDRLLAESRAAPRMLSIGLHTRIIGRPARIAGLEALLDHIAGTDAWIATRAEIARAWRSGTGLPDWAPRPAPADFAS; this comes from the coding sequence ATGAGCCGTGATTTCGCCGGCTATCGCGGTGCGCCGCCCCCGGTCAGGTGGCCGAATGGTGCCAGTTTGGCCGTGTCGCTGGTCGTGAACATCGAGGAGGGCGCGGAGCTGGCCCTCACCGCTGGCGACGAGCGCAACGAGCATATCTACGAGGCGGTCGAGCGCGTCGATGATGCCCCGGACCCGTGCATGGAAAGTCATTTCGAATATGGCCCGCGCGCCGGTTGGCCACGCATCCGCGCGGCACTGGCGGCACGCGGCTTTCCCGCAACATTGAACGCCTGTGGCCGCGCGCTGGAGGCCACGCCCTGGATTGCCGCAGAGGCCGTGACAGATGGCCACGAGGTTGCCGCCCATGGTTGGCGGTGGGAGCGACATGCGGGCATGGACGAAGCGACCGAGCGCCGCGCCATCGCCCGCTCCGTAGAGACCATCACACGCACAGCGGGGACACCGCCACTGGGCTGGCACACCCGGTCTGCGACGTCTCTGCGGACCCGCGACTTGCTGATGGAACAGGGCGGATTTCTTTACGATTCCAATGCCTATAACGACGACATCCCTTATACGGTCCAAACGGTGCACGGGCCCCATGTCGTCTTGCCCTATGCCTTCGACACCAACGACATGCGCTTTTACAATAACGGCGGCTTCGTCTTCGCCGAGGATTTCGCGCGCTACTGCATCGCCGGGTTCGACCGGCTTTTGGCGGAGTCGCGCGCCGCGCCGCGGATGCTCTCCATCGGGTTACACACGCGGATCATCGGGCGGCCGGCCAGGATCGCAGGGCTGGAGGCGCTTCTGGACCATATCGCCGGAACGGATGCCTGGATCGCAACGCGGGCCGAGATCGCGCGGGCCTGGCGCAGCGGAACCGGCCTGCCCGACTGGGCTCCGCGACCGGCCCCGGCGGACTTCGCCTCATGA
- a CDS encoding polysaccharide deacetylase family protein yields MSRDLIGYGGAWPDLTWPDGHRLAVSVVLNFEEGAERQVSDGDPISERIGEVLSVVPEGRPDPGQAQIFAYGTRAGAWRMADALRRHRIPATLFACGRAAERATPVLKMLAQDGHETASHGWLWRPHAEYDAPETEAADLDRTAAAIEAATGARPHGFFCRGAESPWTRALLAERGYLYTSNGFDDDLPYRCKSGLIVVPYALDANDMKFFHPNGFVRAEDMVAYVTDALDVLEAEAARGLPRLLNIGFHLRIVGRPGRFPAFERILALLDARRDRLWLARRGEIARAFDAACPA; encoded by the coding sequence ATGAGCCGGGACCTCATCGGCTATGGTGGCGCCTGGCCCGACCTGACCTGGCCCGACGGGCACCGCCTTGCCGTGTCGGTCGTCTTGAATTTTGAGGAGGGTGCAGAGCGTCAGGTGAGCGATGGCGACCCGATCAGCGAGCGGATCGGCGAAGTTCTGTCGGTCGTGCCCGAAGGCCGCCCCGATCCCGGCCAGGCCCAGATCTTCGCCTACGGCACCCGTGCCGGGGCCTGGCGCATGGCGGACGCGCTCCGCCGCCACCGCATTCCCGCCACGCTCTTTGCCTGCGGCCGCGCCGCCGAGCGCGCGACGCCTGTCCTGAAAATGCTGGCCCAGGACGGACATGAGACGGCCAGCCACGGCTGGCTCTGGCGGCCTCATGCCGAATATGACGCCCCCGAAACGGAGGCTGCCGACCTCGACCGCACCGCCGCCGCCATTGAAGCCGCCACGGGAGCCAGGCCGCACGGGTTTTTCTGTCGCGGTGCCGAAAGCCCGTGGACCCGCGCCCTGCTGGCCGAGCGCGGCTATCTCTACACCTCAAACGGCTTCGACGACGACCTGCCCTATCGTTGCAAATCGGGGCTCATCGTCGTGCCCTATGCGCTGGATGCCAACGATATGAAGTTCTTTCACCCAAACGGCTTCGTACGCGCCGAGGATATGGTGGCTTATGTCACCGACGCGCTGGACGTGCTGGAGGCTGAGGCCGCGCGCGGTCTGCCGCGCCTGCTGAATATCGGCTTTCACCTGCGGATCGTCGGTCGCCCGGGTCGCTTCCCGGCGTTTGAGCGCATCCTGGCCCTGCTCGACGCGCGGCGCGACCGGCTCTGGCTCGCGCGGCGCGGCGAGATCGCGCGTGCTTTCGATGCCGCCTGCCCCGCATGA
- a CDS encoding aspartate/glutamate racemase family protein: protein MIALVNPNTSRATTSAMLRIARTAAPDLPLRGVTAPFGVPLITEPRALDRAGRAVLHLGPHLRTDQAVIVAAFGDPGRVALRRRLKVPVTGIAEASLREAALLGRVAVVTTTPNLIGRIAVTARSLGLTNFAGTWITPGVPAQLHANPHALQKALLDACHRAAEGGAEVIVIGGGPLALAARAIARDAPVPLIEPIPAALRLTRARLARRTAR from the coding sequence ATGATCGCCCTGGTGAACCCCAACACGTCTCGCGCGACGACCTCGGCCATGTTGCGCATCGCTCGGACGGCCGCACCAGACCTCCCGCTGCGCGGTGTCACGGCGCCTTTCGGCGTGCCGCTGATCACCGAGCCGCGCGCGCTCGACCGTGCCGGGCGGGCCGTGTTGCACCTCGGCCCGCACCTCCGAACCGACCAGGCCGTGATCGTCGCCGCCTTCGGTGACCCGGGCCGCGTAGCCTTGCGTCGACGCTTGAAGGTTCCCGTGACCGGTATCGCGGAAGCTAGCTTGCGAGAGGCAGCCCTTCTTGGCCGTGTCGCCGTGGTCACCACGACACCTAACCTGATCGGTCGTATCGCAGTAACGGCGAGGTCACTTGGGCTCACGAACTTCGCGGGCACCTGGATCACACCGGGTGTCCCGGCGCAGCTCCATGCCAATCCGCACGCACTTCAGAAGGCGCTGCTTGACGCCTGCCATCGCGCCGCCGAGGGCGGAGCAGAAGTTATCGTTATCGGTGGCGGCCCTCTTGCGCTTGCCGCACGCGCCATCGCCCGCGATGCCCCGGTTCCACTGATCGAGCCGATCCCCGCCGCGCTGCGCCTGACCCGCGCGCGCCTTGCCCGGAGAACCGCGCGATGA
- a CDS encoding amidohydrolase family protein — protein MTRLVHADHVLTGFAEDGTPVILDDAAVLIEGETIAAIGPAADLARAHPDAERIGGKGRVAIPGLINAHHHVGLTPFQMGARDQPLELWFPERLAMRDLDPRLDTLFSAFEMVASGVTTVQHLHSRAPGDVDAVCARADTILGAYRELGMRVSYSFALRDQNRMVYGDDDAFVASLPEPLRAPTARYLSAFAMPLADQVAVFHALRDAWAAEPLAAIQIAPSNLHWLSDAALESAARMAEETGAPMHLHLLETPYQMEYARRRTGGSALAHLDSYGLLDPKTTLGHSVWMTEEDLNLATERGACLCHNCSSNLRLKSGKADLNAFLASGVPVALGIDEAGINDDRDMLQEMRLALTLHRPPGHDAPSPSAAQILRMATEHGAATTPFAGRIGRLAPGMLADIVLLDWDAVTRPWQDPSMPIVDVLVRRAKPEAVETVLVGGRIVYHDGRFPGVDRAAVHAAITAALSRPDTPSEAAMRRLARDLLPPVRQFYEGWFDPH, from the coding sequence ATGACCCGTCTCGTCCATGCCGATCACGTCTTGACGGGCTTTGCAGAGGACGGCACACCGGTGATCCTAGACGACGCTGCCGTCCTGATCGAGGGCGAGACCATCGCCGCTATAGGTCCTGCCGCCGACCTTGCACGCGCCCACCCGGATGCCGAGCGCATCGGGGGCAAGGGCCGCGTGGCGATCCCGGGCCTGATCAACGCCCATCACCATGTCGGTCTGACGCCGTTCCAGATGGGCGCCCGCGACCAACCGCTGGAGCTGTGGTTCCCCGAGCGCCTCGCCATGCGCGACCTCGACCCGAGGCTGGACACGCTCTTCTCAGCTTTCGAGATGGTTGCCTCGGGGGTGACCACCGTCCAGCACCTCCACAGCCGCGCGCCGGGCGATGTGGATGCGGTGTGTGCCCGCGCCGATACTATCCTGGGCGCCTACCGCGAATTGGGCATGCGGGTCAGCTATTCCTTCGCGCTGCGAGACCAGAACCGCATGGTTTATGGCGACGACGACGCCTTTGTCGCTTCCCTGCCAGAACCGCTCCGCGCGCCCACGGCCCGCTACCTAAGCGCCTTCGCGATGCCACTGGCCGATCAAGTCGCGGTGTTTCACGCCCTGCGCGACGCCTGGGCCGCCGAGCCGCTAGCCGCCATCCAGATCGCGCCCTCGAACCTCCATTGGTTGTCCGACGCCGCCCTCGAAAGCGCGGCCCGCATGGCAGAGGAGACCGGCGCGCCCATGCATCTTCACCTGCTGGAGACGCCGTATCAGATGGAATATGCGCGCCGGCGCACGGGCGGTTCGGCCCTTGCGCATCTTGACAGCTATGGACTGCTCGACCCCAAGACGACATTGGGCCATAGCGTTTGGATGACCGAGGAGGACTTGAACCTCGCCACAGAACGGGGCGCCTGCCTCTGCCACAACTGCTCTTCCAACCTGCGCCTCAAAAGCGGCAAGGCCGATCTCAATGCCTTCCTCGCTTCTGGCGTGCCTGTCGCGCTTGGCATCGACGAGGCGGGGATCAACGATGACCGCGATATGTTGCAGGAGATGCGGCTCGCGCTGACGCTGCATCGCCCTCCGGGACACGACGCCCCCAGCCCCAGCGCTGCCCAGATCCTGCGAATGGCGACAGAGCACGGCGCGGCCACGACACCCTTCGCAGGCCGGATCGGGCGCTTGGCGCCGGGAATGCTTGCCGACATCGTGTTGCTGGATTGGGACGCAGTGACGCGACCGTGGCAGGACCCGTCGATGCCGATTGTCGACGTGTTGGTTCGGCGCGCCAAACCCGAAGCGGTCGAAACCGTGCTGGTCGGCGGACGTATTGTGTACCACGACGGCCGCTTCCCCGGTGTCGACCGGGCGGCGGTTCATGCGGCGATCACGGCAGCACTGTCCCGGCCCGACACGCCCAGCGAAGCGGCGATGCGCCGCCTCGCGCGGGATCTCCTCCCGCCAGTCCGGCAATTCTACGAAGGCTGGTTCGACCCGCATTGA
- a CDS encoding DUF3772 domain-containing protein — MTRIWARIALVATLTLAAVLAEAQTNGRNGPDFDAWQPVATRAEQTIDADRASDRALEALRAEIVRYRQQFLDARDVNSARIETLQSQLNALGPAPENGEEAPNIASQRADLNEQLQALRAPRQAAEAAFNRANGLVSEIDRILRERQAEEVLALGPSPLNPVLWPGAILDLSEATASLAQETAAGWRNPSQRETLRTNAPLVVVLLGVAIVLLARGRVWSAMAGDYLRQLGGQGSGVWSFAVSLGRIALPVLGLYALSEALMATGMVGRRGAPLVEQLPIWGAVLLVLRWLCERLFSRQDDEALILFPLERRAEMRFYGTLLALLFVLRAALEALLEIANADQATRAVATFPHLILIGIVLLRLGQILFRNARPEPVTEGETPAIAPGFARVLRTLGRLSMLVAVIGPVLAAIGYVALAEAIAYPAVMSLALFGILVVLQRLSGDIYGWLSGQGVAARDSLIPVLIGFALTLLSLPLLALIWGVRITDLMELWTRFSEGFTLGETRISPMDFLTFIIIFLIGYFVTRLLQGALKTNLLPKTRIDTGGQVAIVSGVGYVGIFLAAIIAISGAGIDLSSLAIVAGALSVGIGFGLQNIVSNFVSGIILLIERPISEGDWIEVGGQMGYVRDISVRSTRIETFDRTDVIVPNADLVSGTVTNYTRGNTVGRVIVKVGVAYGTDTRKVEAILREIANEHPMVLAQPAPFVLFSGFGADSLDFEIRAILRDVNFSLSVRTEMNHRIAQRFIEEGIEIPFAQRDIWLRNPEALRPQEVPAMEAAPPKQVEQTETEMSEMVPDAPEDPDGPGDDTT; from the coding sequence ATGACGAGGATTTGGGCAAGGATCGCCCTGGTCGCCACGTTGACGCTGGCCGCCGTGCTGGCGGAGGCGCAGACCAATGGTCGCAATGGCCCCGACTTTGACGCCTGGCAACCCGTAGCGACACGCGCGGAACAGACCATCGACGCAGATCGCGCGTCGGACCGGGCGTTGGAGGCGTTGCGCGCGGAAATCGTGCGATATCGTCAACAGTTTCTTGACGCCAGAGACGTCAATTCGGCCCGGATCGAGACGCTACAGTCACAGTTGAACGCCTTGGGACCGGCCCCCGAAAATGGTGAGGAAGCCCCCAACATCGCCAGCCAGAGGGCTGACCTGAACGAGCAGCTTCAGGCCCTCCGTGCGCCGCGCCAGGCAGCGGAGGCCGCGTTCAATCGCGCAAACGGCCTGGTGTCGGAGATTGACCGCATCCTGCGCGAACGGCAGGCAGAGGAAGTGTTGGCCCTCGGTCCGTCTCCACTCAACCCGGTTCTGTGGCCCGGTGCCATTCTGGATCTGAGCGAAGCAACCGCAAGTCTGGCGCAAGAGACTGCCGCGGGCTGGCGCAATCCCTCTCAGCGCGAGACCTTGCGGACCAATGCGCCGCTTGTCGTTGTCTTGCTCGGCGTCGCCATCGTGCTTCTGGCGCGGGGGCGGGTGTGGTCCGCGATGGCGGGCGATTACCTGCGTCAGCTTGGGGGACAGGGCAGCGGTGTGTGGTCTTTTGCGGTCTCGCTGGGACGCATCGCGCTGCCTGTGCTGGGACTTTATGCGCTTTCCGAAGCCTTGATGGCCACCGGGATGGTGGGGCGTCGCGGCGCCCCGCTGGTGGAGCAGTTGCCGATCTGGGGCGCTGTCCTTTTGGTGCTGCGCTGGCTGTGCGAACGGCTCTTTTCCCGGCAGGACGACGAAGCGCTGATCCTCTTTCCGTTGGAACGACGGGCGGAAATGCGGTTTTACGGCACCTTGCTGGCGCTGCTTTTTGTCTTGCGGGCCGCGCTGGAAGCGCTGCTTGAGATCGCCAATGCAGATCAGGCCACACGCGCCGTTGCCACGTTCCCGCATCTCATCCTCATAGGCATCGTGCTGTTGCGGCTGGGGCAGATCCTGTTCCGCAACGCCCGGCCCGAACCGGTGACCGAGGGCGAGACACCCGCCATCGCGCCGGGCTTTGCACGAGTGCTGCGCACACTGGGCCGGCTTTCGATGCTGGTGGCCGTGATCGGCCCCGTTCTGGCCGCGATCGGCTATGTCGCTTTGGCCGAGGCGATCGCTTATCCGGCAGTGATGTCACTGGCCCTCTTTGGCATCCTTGTCGTGTTGCAACGTTTGTCCGGTGACATCTATGGCTGGCTGTCGGGGCAGGGTGTTGCGGCCCGCGATTCCCTTATTCCCGTCTTGATCGGTTTTGCTCTGACCTTGTTATCGCTGCCCTTGCTGGCGCTGATCTGGGGGGTCAGGATCACCGATCTGATGGAGCTTTGGACCCGCTTTAGCGAAGGCTTCACGCTGGGCGAGACCCGCATCTCGCCGATGGATTTCCTGACATTCATCATCATCTTTCTGATCGGTTACTTCGTCACGCGGCTTCTTCAGGGGGCGCTCAAGACGAACCTTCTGCCCAAGACCCGCATCGATACCGGTGGGCAGGTGGCCATCGTGTCGGGCGTCGGCTACGTCGGGATCTTCCTGGCGGCCATCATCGCGATTTCCGGGGCGGGCATCGATCTCAGCTCCCTTGCCATCGTGGCGGGCGCGCTCTCCGTCGGCATCGGGTTTGGCCTGCAGAACATCGTATCCAACTTCGTCAGCGGCATCATCCTTCTGATCGAGCGTCCCATCTCCGAAGGGGACTGGATCGAAGTGGGCGGTCAGATGGGCTATGTGCGTGACATCTCGGTCCGCTCCACCCGGATCGAGACGTTCGACCGGACGGATGTCATCGTACCCAATGCCGATCTGGTCAGTGGGACGGTCACCAACTACACCCGTGGCAACACCGTCGGACGGGTGATCGTGAAGGTGGGCGTGGCCTATGGCACGGACACCCGGAAAGTCGAGGCGATCCTGCGCGAGATCGCCAATGAACATCCGATGGTACTGGCCCAGCCCGCGCCATTCGTCCTGTTCAGCGGCTTCGGCGCGGATTCGCTGGATTTCGAGATCCGTGCGATCCTGAGGGATGTGAACTTCTCGCTGTCGGTGCGGACCGAGATGAACCACCGCATCGCTCAGCGCTTTATCGAAGAGGGTATCGAGATCCCGTTCGCCCAGCGCGACATCTGGTTGCGCAACCCCGAAGCCTTGCGCCCCCAAGAGGTGCCGGCGATGGAGGCCGCCCCGCCGAAGCAGGTCGAACAGACCGAGACGGAGATGTCGGAAATGGTGCCGGACGCACCGGAGGATCCCGACGGACCGGGCGACGACACAACCTGA
- a CDS encoding cysteine synthase A, translated as MRVAQDLAEAVGHTPLIRLRRVSEETGCTILGKAEFLNPGQSVKDRAALYIIRDAMARGSLRPGGTIVEGTAGNTGIGLALVGASMGFKTVIVIPETQSQEKKDMLRLAGAELVQVPAAPYRNPNNYVKYSARLAEELNKTEPNGAIWANQFDNVANRQAHVETTAPEIWEQTGGKVDGFICACGSGGTLAGVAEGLQPKGVKIGLADPMGAALYSFYTSGELKSEGGSITEGIGQGRITANLEGFTPDFSYQIPDAEALPIVFDLLREEGLVLGGSSGVNIAGAVRMAKDLGPGHTIVTILCDYGTRYQSKLFNPAFLREKGLPVPDWMTAGPMSIPGVFEDV; from the coding sequence ATGCGTGTTGCACAGGATTTGGCCGAGGCCGTTGGACACACACCCCTGATCCGGCTGCGCCGGGTCAGCGAGGAGACCGGTTGCACGATCCTGGGCAAGGCCGAGTTTCTGAACCCAGGCCAATCGGTCAAGGACCGCGCGGCGCTCTATATCATCCGGGATGCCATGGCGCGGGGCAGCTTGCGCCCCGGCGGGACCATCGTGGAGGGGACAGCCGGAAACACCGGCATCGGCCTTGCGCTGGTGGGCGCCTCGATGGGGTTCAAAACGGTGATCGTGATCCCCGAGACGCAAAGCCAGGAAAAGAAAGACATGCTGCGCCTGGCCGGAGCGGAGTTGGTGCAGGTGCCAGCAGCGCCCTATCGAAATCCGAACAATTATGTGAAGTATTCGGCGCGTTTGGCCGAAGAGCTTAACAAGACCGAACCAAATGGTGCGATCTGGGCCAACCAGTTCGACAATGTCGCCAACCGGCAGGCCCATGTGGAAACAACGGCGCCGGAAATCTGGGAACAGACAGGCGGCAAGGTGGACGGCTTTATCTGCGCCTGCGGCTCTGGCGGCACCTTGGCTGGCGTGGCCGAAGGGCTTCAGCCAAAGGGCGTGAAAATCGGACTGGCCGACCCGATGGGTGCAGCGCTTTATTCGTTCTACACAAGCGGAGAGCTTAAAAGCGAGGGCGGTTCTATCACGGAAGGGATCGGGCAGGGGCGGATCACGGCCAATCTCGAAGGGTTCACACCCGACTTTTCCTACCAGATCCCGGATGCCGAGGCGTTGCCGATCGTCTTCGATCTCTTGCGGGAGGAGGGGCTGGTTCTGGGGGGATCGTCCGGGGTCAACATCGCCGGTGCTGTGCGCATGGCCAAGGATCTGGGGCCGGGGCACACAATCGTAACCATACTCTGCGACTATGGAACCCGATATCAGTCGAAGTTGTTCAACCCGGCGTTCCTGAGGGAAAAAGGATTGCCTGTGCCCGATTGGATGACAGCCGGCCCCATGAGCATTCCTGGAGTGTTTGAAGACGTATGA
- a CDS encoding gamma-glutamylcyclotransferase: protein MNLFVYGTLRYRPLLEVVLGREVTAAEPACLKDHAVYWADGQSFPLLVAEPGGEVEGLLLLDLSETDLERLNYYEGGFAYALHPVTVTLGSGGGHQGQVYFPTPGVWSTGSPWSLEDWVSRWGEMTLYAAREAMAHFGHWSAEALAQRFGIIRARAWARLAAQRRPGSGRALPHVAKQRRPYTNFFAVEEYDLQVPRFDGTMGPVINRAAFFVGEAAVVLPYDPVLDTVLLTEQFRVPPFATGDPDPWLLEPVSGLIDPGETPQEAAHREALEEAGLRLDRLEPVSAAYSSTGSSTEFVHMFVGLADLSETAGKGGLASEGEDIRTHVVPFETLMTDIDSGRHRDMPLLVVALWLARNRDRLRENA from the coding sequence TTGAACCTTTTTGTCTACGGAACCCTGCGCTATCGCCCCTTGCTTGAGGTCGTGCTGGGGCGCGAGGTGACCGCGGCAGAACCCGCGTGCCTGAAGGACCATGCGGTCTATTGGGCAGACGGACAGTCTTTCCCGTTGCTTGTCGCAGAGCCGGGCGGAGAGGTGGAGGGACTGCTTCTTCTGGACCTCAGCGAAACGGATCTGGAGCGGCTGAACTATTACGAAGGCGGATTTGCCTACGCGCTGCACCCCGTGACGGTCACGCTGGGCTCCGGCGGGGGCCATCAAGGGCAGGTCTACTTTCCGACGCCGGGTGTCTGGTCAACCGGTTCGCCCTGGTCTCTGGAGGATTGGGTCAGTCGCTGGGGGGAAATGACGCTCTATGCCGCGCGAGAGGCGATGGCGCATTTCGGCCATTGGAGCGCCGAGGCGCTTGCCCAACGGTTCGGTATCATCCGCGCCCGCGCCTGGGCGCGTCTGGCCGCGCAACGCAGGCCGGGCAGCGGGCGCGCCTTGCCGCATGTTGCGAAGCAAAGGCGGCCCTACACGAATTTCTTCGCGGTCGAGGAATACGATCTGCAGGTTCCGCGTTTTGACGGAACTATGGGGCCAGTGATCAATCGCGCCGCCTTCTTTGTCGGCGAGGCCGCCGTGGTGCTGCCCTATGACCCTGTTCTTGACACCGTGCTGCTGACCGAGCAGTTTCGCGTCCCTCCTTTCGCTACCGGAGATCCGGATCCCTGGCTTCTTGAGCCGGTCTCGGGCTTGATTGATCCCGGTGAAACGCCCCAAGAGGCTGCGCATCGCGAGGCCCTGGAAGAAGCGGGGCTGCGGCTGGATCGGCTTGAGCCTGTTTCGGCCGCCTATTCCAGCACCGGATCCTCGACGGAATTCGTTCATATGTTCGTTGGTCTGGCAGATCTGTCGGAAACGGCCGGCAAAGGGGGCCTGGCATCGGAGGGAGAGGATATCAGGACGCATGTGGTGCCCTTTGAAACCCTGATGACGGACATAGACAGCGGCCGGCACCGGGACATGCCGCTCTTGGTGGTCGCGCTTTGGCTGGCCCGCAACCGGGACCGGCTGAGGGAGAATGCTTGA
- a CDS encoding TrgA family protein: MPDAARLFAAISLALLAFIVSVLIIPLMPEGTDPGYFTWINVALGAVVGWVSMGKRAGRHGLTPAINNGLTGMALLVFWGLFVQATNEMVRLAMRNRYDGPFEAIVAIFQIGFDFSKILVDPVVIATLVIGAIFCGLLTEYAWRTWR, from the coding sequence ATGCCCGACGCCGCAAGACTGTTCGCCGCCATAAGCCTGGCCCTGCTGGCGTTCATCGTTTCGGTGCTGATCATACCACTGATGCCAGAGGGCACGGATCCGGGCTATTTCACCTGGATCAACGTCGCACTTGGGGCCGTGGTGGGCTGGGTGTCGATGGGCAAACGGGCCGGACGGCACGGTCTGACACCTGCCATCAACAATGGACTGACCGGCATGGCGCTGCTGGTCTTCTGGGGTCTTTTCGTGCAGGCGACCAACGAAATGGTGCGGCTTGCGATGCGCAACCGCTATGACGGCCCGTTCGAGGCGATCGTGGCGATCTTTCAGATCGGGTTTGACTTTAGCAAGATCCTGGTCGATCCGGTCGTCATCGCAACGCTGGTCATAGGCGCCATATTCTGCGGGCTTCTGACTGAATATGCCTGGCGGACATGGCGCTGA
- a CDS encoding cyclopropane-fatty-acyl-phospholipid synthase family protein yields the protein MILRTTEGQSNLPRYFTQAFAMAQRIENGRLDTHLPDGRVFRAEGAKPGPVAEMHVNNPDLFARLIREGDLGFSDAYLDNWWSTPDLQAFMDFVHADNDSVYEGFPGMNLVRAYERLRFWLQRNHKAQARKNISYHYDLGNDFYGLWLDETMTYSSALFATGQESTENAQIAKYAQLVDEMGAKPGDHILEIGCGWGGFAEYAAKERGLKVTGLTISEEQFRFARERIERAGLADQVDFKLQDYRDERGSYDGIASIEMFEAVGERYWPVYFETVRERLRPGRNATLQIITVADKRFEAYRKGVDFIQKYIFPGGMLPSPTVLKSQVENAGLGVVRSVEFGQSYDLTLRRWHETFNQKWDQIAEMGFDERFRRMWNYYLTSCASTFQSANCDVTQITISRPS from the coding sequence ATGATCCTGAGGACCACAGAGGGGCAGAGCAATCTGCCGCGATATTTCACGCAGGCCTTTGCCATGGCCCAGAGGATCGAAAACGGGCGATTGGACACCCATCTTCCCGATGGCCGCGTGTTCCGGGCCGAGGGCGCCAAGCCCGGACCAGTTGCAGAGATGCATGTGAACAATCCCGATCTTTTCGCGCGGCTGATCCGCGAGGGCGACCTGGGATTTTCGGATGCCTACCTCGACAATTGGTGGAGCACACCGGACCTGCAGGCTTTCATGGATTTCGTTCACGCCGACAACGATTCCGTTTATGAGGGGTTTCCGGGCATGAACCTCGTCCGCGCCTACGAGCGTCTGCGCTTCTGGCTGCAGCGCAACCACAAGGCGCAGGCGCGAAAAAACATTAGCTATCACTACGATCTGGGCAATGACTTCTACGGTCTGTGGCTGGACGAGACGATGACCTATTCCAGTGCGCTCTTCGCGACGGGGCAGGAGAGCACCGAGAACGCCCAGATCGCCAAATATGCTCAGCTTGTCGATGAGATGGGCGCCAAGCCCGGCGATCATATCCTTGAGATCGGCTGCGGTTGGGGCGGCTTTGCCGAATATGCCGCCAAGGAGCGTGGGCTGAAGGTCACGGGGCTGACGATCAGCGAAGAACAGTTCCGCTTTGCCCGTGAGCGCATTGAACGGGCCGGTCTTGCCGATCAGGTCGACTTCAAGCTGCAGGATTACCGCGACGAGCGCGGCAGCTATGACGGCATCGCCTCCATCGAGATGTTCGAGGCGGTGGGAGAGCGTTATTGGCCGGTCTATTTCGAAACCGTGCGCGAGCGTCTCAGGCCCGGTCGCAACGCGACGCTGCAGATCATCACGGTGGCCGACAAGCGGTTCGAGGCCTACCGCAAAGGTGTGGATTTCATCCAGAAATACATCTTCCCGGGCGGCATGCTGCCCAGCCCCACAGTGCTGAAAAGTCAGGTGGAGAATGCCGGTCTTGGCGTGGTTCGAAGCGTGGAATTCGGGCAAAGTTACGACCTGACGCTGCGCCGCTGGCACGAGACCTTCAACCAGAAATGGGACCAGATCGCCGAAATGGGCTTTGACGAGCGGTTCCGGCGGATGTGGAATTATTATCTTACCTCTTGCGCCTCGACCTTTCAGAGTGCCAATTGTGACGTGACCCAAATCACGATTTCACGACCGTCCTGA